From the Brachybacterium sillae genome, the window GCGAGGGACCAGGGGCATGCCCGCGATGCTAGGGGGCGATGCTGACCGGCGTCTGCGTACGACCCCCGACGGGCGAGACGCGGCCCGCGTCCTCCACGACGGCCCCGGCGGGCGTGCCCTCAGGCGATGACGACGAATTCGCGGCCGATCCAGCGGGTCCGACGCAGCCGCAGCACCGCATCGATCGGGAGGGGCCCGCGAATGTGCGGATAGGCCTCGCCACCTCCGGCGAGGTCCCGTTCGAACTCGACCACCACACCCGTCGCCTCCACTCGGGCCACGTCGATCTCCAGGATCACGAGATCCGCCGGATGATCGGGGTACACGGCCTTGGCGACCTGCGAGATCTGCTCCGGCAGCGAGGCGTGGATGAAACCGACCTCCTCGAGGCTGCGCCCCCGCGTGGAGCAGGTGTAGACGCCCTGCCGCACCGCGCTCCGCCAAGAGTCGTGGTCGGTGATATGCCAGATCAGCGGCGCGGGCATGGAGCGCAGTGTAGCGTGACCGGAAGCGCCGGCCGTGCGGAGGGAGATGGCATGAGCAGCCTGCAGGTGGTCCACGTGCCCCAGCAGCAGCGGGTCGAGGTCCGGTTGGCGGGGGAGCAGCAGTGACCTACCGGATCCTCACTGTCTGCACCGGCAATATCTGCCGCTCCCCGATGGCCCAGCTGATCCTGCAGCGAGCCGTCGACGACGCCGGGCTGGAGGACGTCGAGGTCCGCAGCGCCGGCACCACCGGCTGGGAGGAGGGCGAGCCGATCGACCCCCGCGCCGCCGCCATGCTCACCGCCCACGGCATCGACTCCCGCGGCCATGTCGCGCACCAGATGACCCGCAGCCAGCTGGAGCAGGCGGACCTCATCCTCCTCGCGGACCATGACCACCTCGGTCCCGTCGAGCGCCTCGGTGGTCGCACTGTCGCCCCGAAGGTGCGGATGCTCCGCTCCTTCGATCCGGACGCCGGTGATGACCTGGGGATACGCGACCCCTGGTACGGCGACGACAGTGACTTCGAGGCCACCTACGACATGCTCGTCGCCGCCGTGCCCGGTGTGATCGACCACGTCCGCTCCGACCTCGCGGGGCGGACCGACCTGCCGCGGCCGTGACCGCCCTCCCCGACACCGATCCGCTCGATCTCGGGGTCCTCGCGCTGCGCGACGCCCTGCGGGCGGGGGTCGTCGACCCCGTCGAACACCTGGAGGGTGTGCTCCAGCGGGCCGCCGACCGCGGCGCCGCCCTGGGGGCGTTCGCGAGACTGCTGCCCGACCTGTCCGCCGATCAGGCGCGCCACGCCCGGGACCGACTGCGTGCCGGACACCCCCGGCCGCTCGACGGAGTGCCGGTGCCGATCAAGGCGCTCACCCGCCTCACCGGGGTTCCCTGGGATGCGGGCAGCGCCGCGCTGCCCGCCTCCCCCGCACAGGTCACCGACGGTGTGGCCGAGAGCCTGCTGGAGGCCGGCACCGTGACCGTCGGCACCACCACCGCGCCCGAGTTCGGCCTGCCCGCCTACACCGAACCCGCGCATCAGGCCCCGGCCCGCACCCCCTGGGACCCGACCCGTATCGCCGGCGGGTCCAGCGGCGGTGCCGCCGTCGCGGTCGCCTGCGGGATCGTGCCGGCCGCCCACGGCTCCGACGGGGGCGGCAGCATCCGCATCCCCGCCGCCTGCTGCGGCGTGGTGGGTGTCAAGCCCTCTCGCGGGCTGATCTCCGCAGGTCCCCACGGCGTCGATGGCGTCGGGCTCGTCACCGACGGGGTCCTCGCCCGCAGCGTGGAGGATGCCGCCGCGGTGCTGGAGGTGATGGCCCGCACCCGGCCCGGTGATCTCGCACCGCTGCCGCTGCCCCCGGGAGGTCTGGTCCCCGGACCGGGGGACGGTCGCACGCCCCGCCGCATCGGGATGCTCCTCGAGCCGGTCGTCGCGGAGGTCGAGGTGCATCCCGCCGCACGGCGCGGCGTGGAGAGAGCGGCGGCCTCGCTGCGCGCGCTCGGTCACGAGGTGGTGGAGATCGAGGCGCCGATCCACCCGTGGCAGTGGCAGGCCTTCGTGCCGTTGTGGGCCGCCGGGGCCGCCTCCCTGCCCGTGCCCCCGGCTGCCGAGGAGCACCTGGAGCCGCTCACCCGCTGGCTGCGGGAGCAGGGCCGCCGCACCACCGGCGCCGAGGTGGTCGCCGCCCTCACCGAGGTGCAGCGCCTCACCCGGATCGTGATCGACCGTCTCGCAGTGTTCGATGCCATCCTCAGCCCCGTCCTGTCGGGGCCGCCGCCGTATCCGCAGGAGGTGCGCCTGGCGGACCCCTCCGCCGATTTCGCGGCCCAGAGCGCCATGACCCCGTGGACCAGTCTGTGGAACATGATCGGTGCCGCGGCGGTCGCCCTGCCGTTGCACCGCGAGCGCATCGACGGGGTGGAGGTGCCGTTCGGGGTGCAGATGGGAGCGGTGCGCCGCGGCCAGGACGCCGAGCTTCTGGCGCTCGCCGCGCGTCTGGCGGAGGTGGACCCGTGGCCCGCACCGCCCACCGGGGCGTCGGCGGCGACCGACGCTCCGACGGGGGAGGTGGGGCCATGAGCAGCGGTGTGCGGCTGGACGTGTGGCTGTGGTCGGTGCGTGCCTACCCGACGCGCTCCGCGGCCACAGCCGCCTGCCGTGCCGGCCACGTCCGCCGCGGCGGGGTGCCCGCGAAGGCGGCCCAGCAGGTGTCGGTCGGCGACGAGATCCGTCTGCGCTTCCCCGGGGGACGGGAACGCCACCTGGTGGTGACGGAGCTGCTCACGCGGCGCGTCGGCGCATCCCTCGCCCGCACCGCCTATGAGGACCTCACCCCCGCACCCGACCCGGTGCTGGCGGCGCCCCCACCGCGACGCGATCGGGGCACCGGGCGGCCGACGAAGAAGGAGCGTCGAGCGCTGGACCGGTTGCGCGGTCGCAGCAGCAGCTGAGGCCGGGGCGTCGCCGCGACGCCCCGACGCTCAGGCGGCCTGCCCGGCGCGCTGCAGCAGCGCCTGCCGGTTCGCGGTCATGCGTTGCAGCAGCTCGTGCTCCACCGCGATCGCCTTTGGTGTCGCGCCCTCCGCGAGGATCCGCTGGCGGGCCGAGGCGAGTTCCGCGCTGTCGGCGATGAAACGCTTCATCAGCGGCTTCGCCCCGATCGCGGCAGCCCAGCGACGCCCCTCCCGGCGGCCGCCCCAGGTGCCGAGCATGGCGACCTCCTCCTGGGTGAGCCAGCCCACGCCGGCGTACTCCGACAGCCGTCGGCGTGTGTGGCGCACCTCGTCGACCACCAGCCACCCGATCAGACCCAGCCACAGGGCGCTCTCGAGCATCTGCAGCACCACCATCAGCAGCAGGGACAGCGCCGATCCGCCCAGCATCAGCGGCAGGAAGGTCGCGGTCCCGTTCCACAGGGCGTGCAGGGCGATGCCGGGCCAGGTGGCGACGAGGAAGACCAGCACCCCGCGCCAGGTGCCACCGTGGCGCACCGCCAGGCCGACGATCACCCCGGTCAGGGAGGTGTACATGCAGTGGCCGAAGATGCCGAAGACTCCGCGCAGCACCACCGTGACACCGGAGGAGAACAGGGCGATGTCCATGCCGTATTCGAGGCCGGTGGTGAACGCCCGCGTGTAGTAGAGGATGTTCTCCACGAAGGCGAAGCCACCGCCGATCAGTGCCCCGTAGATCAGACCGTCCAGTGGCCCGCTGAAGTGGCGGCGGGCCACCAGCAGGATCACCAGCAGACCGAGGCCCTTGGAGGTCTCCTCCGTGATCGGGGCGCTGACGATGGCCCCCATGACGGCCGCCCCCGTCTCCCCGCCGATCGCGTACCCCAGGGAGCTCATCGCGGAGTTGATCACCAGGGATATCGCCACGGCCACCACCGCGCCCCAGAACACCGCGGTGAGCAACAACGGGAGGGGTTCGGGGTCCCAGCGGTCCGCGATCCACACCAGCAGGGCGATCACCAGCAGGGACAGGGCGGCGAGGAAGGCGTACACCAGCCACCAGGCCGGGTTGGCGCGGCCCTGCAGGGCGAACAGTGCGAACCCCAGCCCCAGCACCGTGATGAAGCCGAGGCCGAGGATCCCTGCGAGGATCCACTGCACGATGGAGCGCACCGGCATGCCGGTGGGCGCGGGATGCCGGGCGACGGCCTGGACGTACGGCGTCTGCTGCGCCCAGGCGCTGCGGGGCTGCTCCTGGCTGGGGGCCTGGGGCGCCGGGTGGGACGCGGCACCGTACTGCTGGCGGGGATCGGCTCCGGCCTGCTGCGGAGCGCTGAACTGCGGGTGGGTCATGTCAGCCTTCCGGGGTGGGACGCGCCGCTCGGCGCGGGCTCAGGCTATCGGGGAGGTGGCGGACTCACCGGCAGATCATCCGCAGTGGGGACAACCGGTTGACCCGGGCGGGTCCGACCCCCTGGTCTGCGGACCCCGTGACCCGGGGATCGACATCAGGGTTGAGCGGAATAGACTCAAGATCGCGGACGTTGTGCTGATCGGTGGGGACACCGCCACCGGAACGACCATCGGAGGAGACGCGTGGACTTCCACTTCACGACCCGCTCCCAGGACGCGGTGCAGGCGGCTGCGACGCGCGCCGAACTGAGGGGCAATCCGCAGGTGCTGGCCGTGCACCTGCTCGCCGAGCTCGCCCGTCAGGCCGACGGCATCGCCCGGGCGGCCCTGATCGACGCGGGCGCCGATCCGGAGCGCATCGGCGGGGAGGCCGACCGCGTGATCGACGGCCTGCCGCGGGTCAGCGGCAGCTCCACGGCCCGCCCGACCTTCCAGGGCACCGGATATGACGCCCTCGAGGCCGCCCGCCGCGAGGCCGACTCCCAGGGTGCCCAGTACCTCTCCACCGAGCACCTGCTGCTCGGCATCGCCCTCGGGGACGACGACGCCGCGCGCATCCTGCGCCGCGCGGGCGCGACCCCCGAGGTCCTCCGCACCGCCGTCACCCGACTGAAGGGAACGACCATGAACGACAGCCAGAACCCCGAAGGCACCTTCCGCAGCCTCGAGAAGTTCGGGGTGGACCTCACCGAGCGCGCCCGCGAGGGCCGACTCGACCCCGTGATCGGACGCGATGCGGAGATCCGTCGCGTGGTGCAGGTGCTCTCGCGCCGCACGAAGAACAACCCGGTCCTGATCGGTGAGCCCGGCGTCGGCAAGACCGCCGTCGTCGAGGGTCTCGCCCAGCGCATCGTCGCCGGGGACGTCCCGGAGTCCCTGCGCGGCAAGCGGTTGATCTCCCTGGACCTGTCCTCGATGGTCGCGGGGTCGAAGTACCGCGGTGAGTTCGAGGAGCGGATGAAGTCCGTCCTGGACGAGATCCGCACCAGCGACGGCCAGATCATCACCTTCATCGACGAGCTCCACACCGTCGTCGGCGCGGGCGGCTCCGAGGGTGCCATGGACGCCGGCAACATGCTCAAGCCCATGCTCGCCCGCGGTGAGCTGCGGATGGTCGGTGCGACCACGCTCGATGAGTACCGCGAACGGATCGAGAAGGACCCGGCCCTGGAGCGGCGCTTCCAGCAGGTGTTCGTCGGCGAGCCCAGCGTCGAGGACACCGTGACGATCCTGCGCGGGCTGAAGGACAAGTACGAGGCGCACCACAAGGTGTCGATCACCGATGCCGCGCTGGTGGCCGCCGCGACCCTCTCCGACCGGTACATCACCGGCCGTCAGCTGCCCGACAAGGCCATCGACCTGGTCGATGAGGCCGCGTCGCGCCAGCGGATGGAGCTGGACTCCTCTCCGGTGGAGCTCGACATCCTGCGTCGTCAGGTGGATCGCCTGAAGATGGAGGAGATGGCGTTGCAGGGCAGTGACGACCCCGGCAGCGTCGCGCAGCTGGAGTCGGTGCGCTCGCAGCTGGCCGATCGCACCGAGCGCATGACTGCGCTGTCGGCGCGGTGGGAGCGGGAGAAGGCCGGCCTCAACCGGGTCGGCGAGCTCAAGGCCCGCCTGGAGGAGCTGCGCATGCAGGCCGACCGCGCTCAGCGCGAGGGTGACCTGGCCACCGCCTCGAAGATCCTCTACGGCGACATCCCCGCCCTGAAGACCGAGTTGCGCGAGGCCGAGGAGCAGGAGGCCGACGGCCCCGCTCCGGAGGAGAAGCCTCTGGTCGCGGAGAAGGTGGGCCCGGATGACATCGCCGAGGTGGTCGCGAACTGGACCGGCATCCCCGCCGGCCGTCTGATGCAGTCCGAGACGACGAAGCTGCTGGAGATGGAATCCCTCATCGGCCGACGTCTGATCGGACAGCAGCGAGCCGTGCAGGAGGTCTCCGATGCGGTGCGGCGCGCCCGCGCCGGCATCTCCGACCCCGATCGACCCACCGGGTCCTTCCTCTTCCTCGGCCCGACGGGCGTGGGCAAGACGGAGCTGGCGAAGTCGCTCGCCGAGTTCCTCTTCGACGATGAACGCTCGATGGTGCGCATCGACATGTCGGAGTACGGCGAGAAGCACAGCGTCTCCCGCCTCGTCGGCGCCCCTCCGGGGTACGTCGGCTACGAGGAGGGCGGCCAGCTGACGGAGGCCGTGCGGCGCCGCCCCTACAGCGTGATCCTGCTGGATGAGATCGAGAAGGCGCACCCGGACGTCTTCGACATCCTGCTGCAGGTGCTCGACGACGGTCGCCTCACCGATGGTCAGGGCCGCACGGTGGACTTCCGCAACACGCTGCTGATCCTCACGTCGAACCTCGGGGCCCACTTCTTGCAGGACCAGGGGCTCTCCCCGGAGGCGCGCACCGAGGCCGTCATGGGTGTGGTGCGCTCGGCCTTCAAGCCGGAGTTCCTCAACCGCCTCGATGCCGTCGTGATGTTCGACCCGCTCAGCCCCGAGGAGCTGGCGCGGATCGTCCGCCTGCAGATCGACTCGGTGGGTCGCCGCCTGGCCGACCGCCGGATCCGCCTGGACGTCACCGACGAGGCCACGGCGTGGCTGGCCCGCACCGGATTCGACCCGGCCTACGGGGCTCGCCCGCTGAAGCGGCTGGTGCAGAAGGAGATCGGCGACGGCCTGGCACGGCTCATCCTGCGCGGCGAGGTGCAGGATGACCAGGGCGTGCGGGTGGACCTCGACGGCGCGGGAGAGGGCCTGCGCCTCTCGGTCACCGACGGTGAGGACCGCGCGGAGGCCGCGGAGACGGCCCGGGGCGAGTCCCGCGAGGAGCCGCCCGCCGAGGAACGGACCGCAGGATCCGACACGGCTCGTTGAATAGTTGACAACTCCCCCGGGGGTGGTTAACTCTTCAATGACCTTCGGGTGAGGCAGTGCCCGGGGGCCGCAACACCTTCGAGAGACTCCGATCGCTACAACGAGGAGAGTGGATCATGAAGAAGTTCGCGAAGATCGCCGCTGCGTCGCTCGTCGCCGGTGGGGCCGTCTTCGGCGGTGCCACCGCAGCGTCCGCCGACACCGGGTACCAGCTGCCCGAGGGCAGCGACTACCAGCAGACGCTGTACGAGTACTACTACGCGCGCTGATCGCCCCTGCCGCAAGAACGGGCCGCACCCCCTCGGGGATGCGGCCCGTTCGCGATCTCCGGGGCCGGCAGGACCGGATCCGGCGGCCTCAGACCACCAGGTTGACGAGCTTCGGGGCGCGCACGATCACCTTGCGCACCTCCTGGCCACCCAACACCTGCTGCACCGTCGGATCCGCCAGCACCAACGCCTCCAGCTCGGTCTCCGAGATCTCCGGATCCACCTCGAGCCTGTGCTTCACCTTGCCCTTGACCTGCACCACGCAGGTCACGGCGTCGGCCTTGACCAGCTCCGGGTCGGCCGTCGGGTAGGCCTCGCGCGCCAGTGACTGCTCATGTCCCAGGCGCTGCCACAGCTCCTCCGCCAGGTGCGGCGCGAAGGGGGAGACCATCAGCACCAGCGGCTCCACCGCGGCGCGCGGCGCCCGCCCCTCCTTCGTCAGGTGGTTCACCAGCTCGATCAGCCGGGCGATGGCGGTGTGGAACTGCAGGCCCTCCATGTCCCGCGTCACCTGGTCGATGGTGCGGTGGACCGCCTGGGCGGTCGCCCGGGGCATCTCCTCGTCGGAGACGACCAGCTCCCCGGTGGTCTCGTCCACCACCAGTCGCCACAGACGCTGCAGGAAGCGCTGGGCACCGACCACCGCTCGGGTCTCCCAGGGGCGGGAGAGCTCCAGCGGACCCATGCTCATCTCGTACACGCGCAGGGTGTCGGCCCCGTACTCGCGGTACATGTCGTCGGGAGCCACCGCGTTCTTCAGCGACTTGCCCATCTTCCCGTACTCCTGGGAGACGGGTGTGCCCTGATAGGTGAAGGTGCCGTCGTCCTCGTGCACGACCTCCTCGGCCGGCACATAGACCCCGCGCGAGTCGGTGTAGGCGTAGGCCTGGATGTAGCCCTGGTTGAACAGACGGTGGAAGGGCTCCTGGCTGGAGACGTCCCCACGGTCGAACAGCACCTTGTGCCAGAAGCGGGCATACAGCAGGTGCAGCACGGCGTGCTCGACCCCGCCGACGTACAGATCCACACCGCCGACGTCGCCCTCGCGGCGCGGTCCCATCCAGTACCGCTCGTTCTGCGGGTCCGTCAGACGCTCCGCATTGGTCGGATCGGTGTAGCGCAGCTCGTACCAGCTGGACCCGGCCCAGTTGGGCATGGTGTTGGTCTCGCGACGGTACTCCTTGGGGCCGTCCCCGAGGTCAAGGGTCACGTGCACCCAGTCCTCCGCGCGGGAGAGCGGGGTCTGGGGTTCGGTGTCGGCATCCTCCGGGTCGAAGGTGCGCGGGGAGAAGTCGCTGACCTCCGGCAGCGGCACCGGCAGCATGTCCTCCGGGAGGGCGATCGGGGTCTCCGGGTCGTCCACGGCATAGACGATCGGGAACGGCTCACCCCAGTACCGCTGGCGGGAGAACAGCCAGTCCCGCAGACGGTAGGTGGTGCGGGCATGCCCGAAACCGCGCTCCTCGGCGAAGGCCGTGGCGCGGCGCTTCGCCTCGTCCTTGTCGAGACCGTTGAGGTCAAGGTCGGCGCTGGCGGAGTTGATCTTCTCGCCCTCACCGGTCCAGGCGCCCCCGGTGAAATCCTCCGGCGGGCGGACGGTGCGGATCACCGGCAGCTCGAAACGCTCGGCGAAGGCGAAGTCGCGTTCATCCTCGGCCGGGACGGCCATGATCGCGCCGGTGCCGTACCCGGTGAGCACGTAGTCGGCGGTGAACACCGGCAGCAGACGCCCGTCCATCGGGTTCACCGCCATCAGCCCGGTGAACACACCGGTCTTCTCACGGTCCTCGGCGGTGCGCTCGGCATCATCCCGGGCAGCGGCCTGCTGCTGGTACGCGGCGACGGCCTCCCGCGGCGAGGGGGCGTCCGCACGCCACGCGGCCGGGGCCTCGGCCGGCCACTGGTCGGGCAGAGCGGCCGGGTCCGCCAGGAGCTCGTGTTCCGGTGCCAGCACGCAGAAGGTCGCACCGAAGAGGGTGTCGGCGCGGGTGGTGAAGACATCGAAGGTGGTAGCGGTGCCCTGCACCGCGAAGGTGATCTGGGCACCCTCGCTGCGGCCGATCCAGTGCCGCTGCATGGCCTTGACGGCCTCGGGCCAGTCCACCCGGTCCAGGTCCTCGAGAAGCCGGTCGGCGTACGCCGTGATCCGCATGTTCCACTGCCGCAGGCGCCGACGGAACACCGGGAAGTTGCCGCGCTCGGAGCGGCCGTCCGCGGTGACCTCCTCGTTCGCCAGCACGGTGCCCAGTCCCGGGGCCCAGTTGACGGGGGTGTCGGAGACGTACGCCAGACGGAAGGCGTCGACCACCTTCCGCAGCGCGGCCGGATCGTCCGCCAGGCGCGTCGTGTCGACCTCGGGCAGCTCGATGCCGCTGCGTTCAGCCAGCGCGACGGCATCGATCTCCCCGCTGCGCAGGCCCTCTCGCAGGTCCGCGATGGGGCGGGCGCGGCCGGTGATGCCGTCCGCGTTCGGGGCGTCCGGGTCGTACCAGGAGTCGAAGATCCGCAGGAAGATCCACTGGGTCCAGCGGACGAAGTCCTCATCGGTGGTGGCGAAGGACCGGCGGGCGTCATGGGACAGGCCCAGCCGCGCCAGCTGCCAGCGCATGTTCGCGATGTTCTGCTCGGTGGTGACCCGCGGGTGGGTGCCGGTGGTGATGGCGTACTGCTCGGCCGGCAGACCGAAGGCGTCGTACCCCATCGTGTACAGGACGTTCTTGCCCAGCATGCGCTGGTGGCGCGCCACCACGTCGGTGGCGATGTACCCCAGGGGATGCCCCACGTGCAGTCCCGCCCCCGAGGGGTACGGGAACATGTCCATGATGAACATCTTCTCGCCCAGCTCCGCGCCGTCGGCGGCGAGCTCACCCACCGGGTTGGGGGCGGCGAAGGTCTGCTCGTCCTGCCAGCGCTGCTGCCAGCGCAGTTCGATGTCATCGGCCAGCGCGGCCGTGTAGCGGTGCGGGGTCTCGCTCATCGCTCAGTCGTCCTTCGTGAGTGGGGTGCAGGCCGTATGGCGCCCTGACATGGAAAAACCCCCGCACAGGCGAGGGGAGCCGCATCGGTGCCCGCTGGGGCCTTCTCCGACGCGGCTACGGAAGCAGGAGCACACGCGCCACGGCGCCAGTGTACGCGGGTGACTGGTCCGTCGACGGTGCGGCCGGGCCGTGGACGACCCGCCGCCCCGGGAGGCTCGGCCACCGGTGTGAGGCACGGGACGCCCCGGATGTGACCCGCGAGGCGGCGAGCGGAGGCTGCGCGGGCGTAGCGTCGGAGGCATGGACAGCGCGAACCCCACCGGCAACGGACGACACGCCTCGGGGAAGGCGATGCCGAGGTGTCCGTTGCGGCCCGGTGACCCGTGCTCCCTGTGCGTCCCCGGGGCCACTGGCCCCCACGACTGCCAGACTGTGCGTCTGGTGATGGAGGACCCGGATCTGCGGGAGATGCTGCGCGAGAAGCAGGCCGCGTACCGCGCCTCCACGGCGGCCTGACCCTGCGTCGGCACTGCGGCGGTCGGGCTCAGCGGGTGGGCAGCTGGTCGGTCGCCCCGGGCACGGGCTGCCCGGCATCGTGGCCGATCTCCACGATCCGGTTGTTCTCGTCGACGTGCACCACCCGCGGTTGGTGCTGGGCCATCTCCTCCGGAGTGAACATCCCGTAGGCCATGACGATCACCAGATCGCCCGGGTTCACCAGGTGGGCGGCCGCCCCGTTGATGGAGAGGATGCCACTGCCGCGCTCGCCCTCGATCACGTAGGTCTCCAGGCGGGAGCCGTTGGAGACGTCCACCACCGCGACCTTCTCGTTCTCGACCAGACCGGCGGCATCCAGCAGGTCGGCGTCGATGGTGACGGAACCGATGTAGTGCAGGTCCGCCTGGGTCACGGTCGCACGGTGGATCTTCGAGGTCATCAGAGTGCGCATCATCGCCGTCCAGTCTGGCACGCCGCGGGTGAACGGCGAAGGCCGAAGCGTGTGGGATGCGCGATGATGGTCGGACTCGTCCCGGAAGGAATCCCCACCATGCCCAAGGCCCGTCGGCGCTCTGCGCACCGCTCCGAGCGTTTCGAGGAGATGGCGCTGCCCGAGGAGCTTCTCGTCGCCCTCGAGGAGCAGGGGCTGGTGCGCGCCTTCGAGATCCAGGAGGCGATCCTCCCGGACGCCCTCGCCGGGCGGGACGTCCTGGCGCGGGCCGAGACCGGCTCCGGCAAGACCCTCGCGTTCGCGCTGGCGCTCACGGCCCGCTTCCGGGGTCGCCGCGCGCATCGCCGCCGCCCCCTGGGCGTGGTGCTGGTGCCCACCCGGGAGCTCGCGGTGCAGGTGGTCGACACCCTGCATCCCTTCGCGCGGGCCGTCGGGATCCGCGCGCAACTGGTCTCCGGCGGCATGAACATCGACAAGCAGGCCGAGGCCCTCGCCCGCGGCGTCGAGATCATCGTCGCCACCCCCGGCCGCCTGCTGGACCTCGCCGAACGAGGCGACCTGATGCTCGACCGGGTCGAGAGCACCGTCATCGACGAGGCCGACCACATGGCCGACCTCGGCTTCCTCCCGGATGTGGCGACGATCCTCCAGGCCGTGCCCATGGGCACCCAGAAGATGCTGTTCTCCGCGACCCTCGACGGGAAGGTGGAGGAGATCGTCGACCGGTTCCTCGTGGACCCGGTCTCCCATGAGACCGCCCCGGTCGCCGCGG encodes:
- the panD gene encoding aspartate 1-decarboxylase, with protein sequence MMRTLMTSKIHRATVTQADLHYIGSVTIDADLLDAAGLVENEKVAVVDVSNGSRLETYVIEGERGSGILSINGAAAHLVNPGDLVIVMAYGMFTPEEMAQHQPRVVHVDENNRIVEIGHDAGQPVPGATDQLPTR